A DNA window from Castanea sativa cultivar Marrone di Chiusa Pesio chromosome 7, ASM4071231v1 contains the following coding sequences:
- the LOC142643868 gene encoding calcium-binding allergen Ole e 8-like translates to MASRSSKRSSSLGTTNEVEKIFNKFDKNGDGKISHDDLNDVLHALGSQMTSAEVSCIMSEIDKDGDGFISLDEFTNFYMDGSTTPESSTQELRGAFDLYDLDKNGLISANELQEVLSRLREKYTLVECSKMISSFDTDCDGHVNFEEFKNMMKKD, encoded by the coding sequence ATGGCTAGTAGAAGCTCGAAGCGTAGTAGTTCTCTGGGGACAACAAATGAAGTTGAGAAGATCTTCAACAAGTTCGACAAGAATGGAGATGGGAAGATCTCACACGACGATTTGAATGACGTCCTCCATGCATTAGGGTCTCAAATGACGTCGGCTGAGGTGAGTTGCATAATGTCAGAGATTGACAAGGACGGTGATGGCTTCATAAGCCTTGACGAGTTCACTAACTTTTATATGGATGGATCGACAACACCTGAGTCATCCACCCAGGAGCTTCGTGGTGCATTTGATTTGTATGATCTCGACAAGAATGGATTGATCTCTGCAAATGAGCTTCAAGAGGTGCTGAGTCGGTTGCGTGAGAAGTATACGCTTGTTGAGTGTTCGAAGATGATTAGCTCGTTTGATACTGATTGTGATGGACATGTTAATTTCGAGGAGTTCAAGAACATGATGAAAAAAGATTAG